The Nerophis ophidion isolate RoL-2023_Sa linkage group LG05, RoL_Noph_v1.0, whole genome shotgun sequence genomic interval TCACATagtgattgtgaataataggcaacattaaaaaaaaagtgcagttccccttgaagtaGAAATGTCACACCTCACAAAACATGCACACATCATGACTCTTACTTCCAGTCAGCATTCAccttgtggatttttttttatgtacatgAGCGATAGTAAAACAAAACAAGAGTTCTGACGATTTTTCATCATTTCTGAGAAGATTATTTTGTGGCTTTCTGCCAATTGAGTTTAGCCCTCTCTGTTCGGTGTTGTtcggtcattattgtcaccgatgtaccactgggtgtgagttttccttgcccgaggatgtcatagtggtttgtgcagccctttgagacactagtgatttagggctatataagtaaacattgattgattgattgattgattgtaaaagAGTTACTTCAATGACTTCATCTTCAACGCTTCATGTCTTCCGGACTCAAAACGCAATACAAAAAGTGAGAAAAATCTCTGAATAGAATCCTGCGAAGGGCGCCAATTCAATTCAGCCTAAAGGGGGCCTGGCTTCAGGaaaggtgaaggtgaaggtgaaaTCACCTGCCTCTGTTGACGTTGGCGTAAACACATCCGTCCTGTTCGAGCTTAATAGTCGAACGAGGGCGCTGTGAAAAGTTGACTTGTCCGTACTCCACCGCCACCTCTTGTCTGCCTTTCATCTGCTGCTGCGGCTGTGTCAGGATCCTGACGTCCGCGTACGTCAAATCCTGTTCTTCTGCTTATCAAAGACAAAAAAGGGTAAATATGAACTACTCTAGCGCAAAAAAGCCTTGAGAAAAATGACCATTTGGTACCTTCACGTGTGTCGCTTTGCTTTTTCTTCTGAGACAAGACAATCGCCACGGCAACCACGAGGAGGAGGAAGAGTGCTGAGAGGACGCCGCCCATTATTGGCAGAAAGGTCTTACTTTGAGGGGCACCGATTCCTTTGATTTGCTCATCGCACAAACTTCTTTTGGTTTCAGGCAACCACTGAGATATGCGAGTCCCGTTTGAGGTGCAGTTGATGAAAACTAGACACAAACAGAATGAGCATTAGTGTATTACCCAGCAGGCCCAAGACATTGATACCACATCCATTATACATACCtgttctttaaaactgactttgaaacaacattgcaaaatagttatATTTGTTAACTGAGACAACGTTGACGTCCAACactggatccacgttgttggttgggaaatgaccaaaattcaatggtctaatcaaccttacactgaataaacgttgtcaaaaagtatgttgtttcatcgttgtatttttgttgtaaaattatggtttggaaatgaccagaattcaatgTTGTATTGGTGTTGTAAacttttggttgggaaatgaccaaaattcaatggtcaaatcaaagtcacaacccagcattgattaaacgttgtcaaaaagtattttgtttcaatgttgtttccgttgtagaattttggttgggaaatgaccaaaattcaaaggtcataTCAACCTTTCAACATTGaagaaactttgtcaaaaagaatgtttcaacgttgtatttgtgttgtagaactttggttgggaaattaccaaaattcaactgTCAAATTAAAaaagtcacaacccaacattgattaaacgttgtcaagaagcatgttgtttcaacgtcatatttttgttgtagaattttagttgggaaatgaccagaattcaatggtcaaatcatcatCATAAACCAACAATGATTataagttgtcaaaaagcatgttttttcatcgttatgtttgagttgcccaacgtcaggacctaattgaatggtcaaatcaaagtcacaacccaacattgattaaacgtcgtcaaaaagaattttgtttcaatgttttgtttgtgttgtagaattttggttgggaaatgagcaacattcaatggtcaaatcatcgtcagaaagcaacattgattaaacgtagtcaaaaagcatgttacttcaacgttatgtttgagttgcccaacgtcaggacccaattcaacaagttctcaacgttgtttcaatgttttgtgCCTGCTGAGTAGTCAGCATATTTAGCATCACTCAGATTTCTCTCACCACAAGTCCATATCCTCGTTTCTTCCCGGACATGACTGACGTTATTTCTCACAGAGCATCTCAGCTGTCCTGACTGGTGCTTCGTCAGGGTGATGTTTGCTTGAAACCGCCCAGGGAGTTCAGTGAGCGGCAGTGGTTTTCCGTCCAGGGTCCATTCGTATTTAGGATTGTCCCCTCCTTCGGCGGAGCAAGACACCTGCTGCTCTCCCTGCGGTAGACATTTGGACGCAATCTGGACGGAAATGACAGGAGCTGCGAGAAACAAGGAAAACTTTTAACAAAAAGTTATCCAGTCGGTTTTAAGTCTGATGGTCCCCTCCAGACCAAGGCCAGATTTACTATCCTGTGGTGTGAGGTTTGAAAAACTCTATCGTCTTATAAATACTGGGTTAACATTTACACAGAACAAAAAGCATGTGGAGCAGAGGTTAATTGGTTCATTTGAAGAATATCTAGAAATACAAAGAATGTTAATTGAAAAACAAAGCCGTATTCCTATTTGTGTCaaagccccccaaaaaaacagtttGATTCCCAACGTTACATATAACAAAAATGAAATTCACCAGTCAGCagagataaatggtaaatggcttatacttgtatagcgcttttctaccttcaaggtactttgacactatttccacattcacacactgatgaacctaaccaggacccatcaggagcaagggtgaagtgtcttgctcaaggacacatcgGACGTGACAAGCTCGGTATATGGTGGGGATCGAAtcgggaaccctcaggttgctggcacggccgctctcccaacctcgccacaatttttttttttaccattacaACACCGAAACCGAAATTTTAAATATGAGACAGTGGACTGACCAGGAAAAAGAAAACAGTGCGGTTTTGTACCATGCCATGGGGAGCAACAAATATCTTGAGCAGCAACAATACAAAGGtcaaagtgtcaggttcaaacactgatgacatctattaaacaagacaagaagcaaggaattaaactgaGACAtcattcaatttagctcaattgtaGAAGAAATGCGTAGACCAGTACCCTTGAACAGTGTCCCactacgctctgacgaaagattgtacgcctcctcttttatttggactttccctgaatacatggcaacagctgtttttaagggagggggtcgtaaacagccatcgcctttggttacaaaacagttcaaagaaaatgtgcctggagggggggtcaggccctgcttccactccgctttgtagatctcgggtcaagacaaaatcttcctgtggattacaatacatcaaagaaactgacGCCTTCATGTCGTTTCGCATCGtacacggtggagttttacaagccttttgattggtaagatcaaagacagtgtttgtcctctcgccgggaactcatttgaACACAAAGTTTTATGATAACTTAGATACATTTATTCTGACACAAAATAAACTATATTTTAAAAGCAACAAAAAAGGTGCCCACGGGGTGTACGGTAGCaagggggattcatatggccccatctgTCCCTtttttacccgacacatgaaacatgacaaattgtgAGCTTGCAACCATAGCAGTAGAGTGTTGCATatcttgaaatgtgttttgtagcaattccaactttgaccacagcgtcagttggtATGTAGAGTGACACTTTCCgccattttcagcagactgcattgcataaTGATGACCTTTGCCTCAGGAGAAAAGTTGCCAGATAAGTCTTAGAGGTACCACAAAAGTGTACTAGAAgtgtgttgtaaaaaaaataaaaaaagtagtgtagataggttgattggcaacactaaattggccctagtgtgtgaatgtgagtgtgaatgttgtctgtctatctgtgttggccctgcgatgaggtggcgacttgtccagggtgtaccccgccttccgcccgattgtagctgagataggcgccagcgcccccccgcgaccccgaaagggaataagcggtagaaaatggatggatgggtgtagaTCCATGGAGGAAAGaacaaagtgaatgaatgttcataactgaatacatttagtaCTGGCccctaaacacattttttttctctaaatttggccccccgagtcaaaataattgcccaggcctgatttacacaatgtgccaacttcactggtttttttttttttaaatgatttactgtacggatttactttagaaaagagaagcgTGGGatacttctatccatccatccagtttctaccacttattccctttggagtcaggggggacgctggcgcctatctcagctacaatcgggcggaaggcagagtacaccctggacaagtcgccaccgcatcacagggccaacacagatagacggacaacattcacacactagggaccatttagtgttgccaatcaacctatccccaggtgcatgtctttggaggtgggaggggcctatccccaggtgcatgtctttggaggtgggaggggcctatccccaggtgcatgtctttggaggtgggaggggcctatccccaggtgtatgtctttggaggtgggaggggcctatccccaggtgcatgtctttggaggtgggaggggcctatccccaggtgcatgtctttggaggtgagaggggcctatccccaggtgcatgtctttggaggtgggaggggcctatccccaggtgcatgtctttggaggtgagaggggcctatccccaggtgcatgtctttggaggtgggaggggcctatccccaggtgcatatctttggaggtgagaggaagccggagtacccgtagggaacccacgcagtcacggggagaacatgcaaactccaagaCATATCATGGGGtgatatttggaaaaatgccTATAAGCCCTTTAGAAACATTAAATATAAGATGACTCAATTTAAGTCCTTGAATAAATTATActttacaaacccgtttccatatgagttgtgaaattgttttagatgtaaatataaacagaatacaatgatttgcaaatccttttcaagccatattcagttgaatatgctacaaagacaacatgtttgatgttcaaactcataaactttattttattttttttgcaaataataaataacttaaaatttcatggctgcaacacgtgccaaagtagttaggaaagggcatgttcaccactgtgttacatcaccttttcctttagcaacactcaataaacgtttgggaactgaggaaactaattgttgaagctttgaaagtggaattctttcccattcttgttttatgtagagcttcagtccttcaagctgtccggggtctccgctgtcgtattttatgcttcataatgtgccacacattttccatgggagacaggtctggactgcaggcgggccaggaaagtacccgcactcttttaccacgaagccacgctgttgtaacacatgctgaatgtggctcggcattgtcttgctgaaataagcaggggcgtccatgaaaaagacggcgcttagatggcagcatatgtttttccaaaacctgtatgtacctttcagcattaatggtgccttcacagatgtgtaagttacccatgccttgggcactaatacacccccataccatcacacatgtgtaagttacccatgtcttgttcactaatacacccccataccatcacacatgtgtaagttacccatgtcttgttcactaatacacccccataccatcacacatgtgtaagttacccatgccttgggcactaatacacccccataccatcacacatgtgtaagttacccatgtcttgttcactaatacacccccataccatcacacatgtgtaagttacccatgtcttgttcactaatacacccccataccatcacacatgtgtaagttacccatgtcttgttcactaatacacccccataccataacacatgtgtaagttacccatgtcttgttcactaatacacccccataccatcacacatgtgtaagttacccatgtcttgttcactaatacacccccataccatcacacatgtgtaagttacccatgtcttgttcactaatacacccccataccatcacacatgtgtaagttacccatgtcttgttcactaatacacccccataccatcacacatgtgtaagttagtcatgtcttgttcactaatacacccccataccatcacatatgtgtaagttagtcatgtcttgttcactaatacacccccataccatcacacatgtgtaagttagtcatgtcttgttcactaatacacccccataccatcacacatgtgtaagttacccatgccttgttcactaatacacccccataccatcacacatgtgtaagttacccatgccttgggcactaatacacccccataccatcacacatgtgtaagttacccatgtcttgttcactaatacacccccataccatcacacatgtgtaagttacccatgccttgggcactaatacacccccataccatcacacatgcgtaagttacccatgccttgggcactaatacacccccataccatcacacatgtgtaagttacccatgccttgggcactaatacacccccataccatcacacatgtgtaagttagtcatgtcttgttcactaatacacccccataccatcacacatgtgtaagttacccatgccttgttcactaatacacccccataccatcacacatgtgtaagttacccatgccttgggcactaatacacccccataccatcacacatgtgtaagttacccatgtcttgttcactaatacacccccataccatcacacatgtgtaagttacccatgccttgggcactaatacacccccataccatcacacatgcgtaagttacccatgccttgggcactaatacacccccataccatcacacatgtgtaagttacccatgccttgggcactaatacacccccataccatcacacatgtgtaagttacccatgtcttgttcactaatacacccccataccatcacacatgtgtaagttacccatgtcttgttcactaatacacccccataccatcacacatgtgtaagttacccatgtcttgttcactaatacacccccataccatcacacatgtgtaagttacccatgtcttgttcgctaatacacccccataccatcacacatgtgtaagttacccatgtcttgttcactaatacacccccataccatcacacatgtgtaagttacccatgccttgggcactaatacacccccataccatcacacatgtgtaagttacccatgtcttgttcactaatacacccccataccatcgcacatgtgtaagttacccatgtcttgttcactaatacacccccataccatcacacatgctggcttttcaacttggcGTTGATAAC includes:
- the LOC133553668 gene encoding platelet-derived growth factor receptor alpha-like isoform X2 — translated: MGQIWHIFCEEAEQKIRNMKATAGLLVLLLTVCHAEEKACDGRKDGVQCYGKLGEPMLLRLMDNANALFRYTWKKNKTVLLAGGNGRKVNLTERRFSFTPEEGLMKIEKLERRDGDKYTLIIYNDRGRQISSRTLQLFVEAPVISVQIASKCLPQGEQQVSCSAEGGDNPKYEWTLDGKPLPLTELPGRFQANITLTKHQSGQLRCSVRNNVSHVREETRIWTCVFINCTSNGTRISQWLPETKRSLCDEQIKGIGAPQSKTFLPIMGGVLSALFLLLVVAVAIVLSQKKKQSDTREEEQDLTYADVRILTQPQQQMKGRQEVAVEYGQVNFSQRPRSTIKLEQDGCVYANVNRGR
- the LOC133553668 gene encoding platelet-derived growth factor receptor alpha-like isoform X1; translation: MGQIWHIFCEEAEQKIRNMKATAGLLVLLLTVCHAEEKACDGRKDGVQCYGKLGEPMLLRLMDNANALFRYTWKKNKTVLLAGGNGRKVNLTERRFSFTPEEGLMKIEKLERRDGDKYTLIIYNDRGRQISSRTLQLFVEAPVISVQIASKCLPQGEQQVSCSAEGGDNPKYEWTLDGKPLPLTELPGRFQANITLTKHQSGQLRCSVRNNVSHVREETRIWTCVFINCTSNGTRISQWLPETKRSLCDEQIKGIGAPQSKTFLPIMGGVLSALFLLLVVAVAIVLSQKKKQSDTREAEEQDLTYADVRILTQPQQQMKGRQEVAVEYGQVNFSQRPRSTIKLEQDGCVYANVNRGR